ACCAATGGGTATCGCGTAATAAGATAGAACTGGAATTTTTGAGTTCAGAACTCAGCTCTGATCATGAGCTTCACCAAAACGACAATGCAGAGGAATTTAATACCATTACAAGGGAAGACGATGACCTGCTTCATGAAGATGAggtatttcaatttataatataattctCCTTTTTTTATGTTCATTTTGCAGTTAATCAATTCGGACAAAAATTAAATCtgaatagtttaatttttatgaatgTAATAATTGCCCATACGGATTTGGTCTATGGTCCAAGTCTGCGCGCTATGATGACCTTTCTAATAAATAGAATTGGCTGCTTGTCATTATAGCCCGGAATTGTCAAGTATGAgggcttgcgggcggtccacGTCCCGGGGTTTGAGGATAATTGGAGGGGCAGCTCAATAATCCAATATTATTGAATTCTCTTCTTTTAATTCTCTGTCTGCAACTTCTTTACAGCCATCTCGTACAACTCACCAAAATACCAAGTGGGTTATGAAAAATGGGCCTCACAACATGGCCAAGGAGCAGCTTTTAGAGAATTCTCAAGTGGGAACTTCAGAACCTGAGCCAATTGCGATTTCTGAAGTCGGTTCGTCGAATAGGGATGATGGCGGAGTAGATGATGCTGGGAATGTATTTGAAAAATTGCGGTTAGGTGTGGAGGAGCCACAGTTGTGTGAGGAGCAGCTGAGGATCAATGATCAGCTGCAACAGGATGAGGTAATTGGTGACTGTTATCTACCTTTAGAAACTCTGTTGTTTTGCATAATTGTGCTTCATTATTGTGTTCTAAATTGCTATTGCGTAGATTTTGCTTGGCATAATTGTGGTATTGAGTATTTCAATTGCTTCTCAAATCTTATATAACTCGCattctcttttaatttttcctGTAGATATTTGGTAAACTGATTAGACTCTATTCTTCTATATAATTCTTGTGGAAATATAGTTGTCTATGATGGTTCAGATATTCATCCATAAGTCTTGATGCATTTATTTCATATTCATTGGAAAATTTCAGGTCAATTCAAATATTTGGCTGATTTATGTCACAAAGTGGACAAAATTCTTTTAGTTTCAATGAAACCATTAAGCAGGCCAGAGagtaaattttgatttgttgaaTGGAGACTATTTTCATGTTTTTCTTATGAAAACCACATCATTTTGGTGAAATGGTTGAATGGGAGAAAAACAAACATCAGAAAATGGTTAGCTAAACTAAGTCTTTGTGGTTATCTTGATGTGCTGCATCCCTTCTTTTCTTTGGTTGCATTTGTCCGGCCTTTTCTTATCAATCATCATCTATTTTGCAGTTGCTTGCTATGGAATCCATTTACGGAGAGAATGTCTCCATTCTTGAAAACCAAGGAGGCCTAAGATCTTTTCAGGTTATAATGAAATCCTATTATTTGATATCATTTTTCCTTGGTGTGTATAAGTGAGACCAATCCTTGTGCTTTCTCTTGCAGATTCTCGTCCATATCGAAACTCGTGATGAATTTACTGTTACTGCAAACCTTAATTCCTCAGGCAATCTTAATATGAAAAGTGAAAGTGACTACTCATACTCATTAAAACTTCAGCATCTTCCACCGATTGTACTCTCTTGCTTATTGCCTAAATCATACCCGAGTCATCTGTCACCTTATTTTACCATTTCTGTTCTGTGGTTAGATTCCATTAGGATTTCCAAGCTCTGCTCCATGCTGGACGTAATATGGGCAGACCAGCCTGGGCAGGAAGTTATATATCAATGGATCGAATGGCTGCAGACTTCTTCTCTTTCTTGTCTTGGGGCTGAACAAGAAATAACACTCGGTCCTTATGGCATAATAAATTCTGAAGACATACGTGCAATTTCAGAAAGCGTCTCTCCTGAAGCTGACATCCCTTCATTAAGACATTATAATGACGAGCAGTGCCATGAGACTTTTCGTCAGAACTTGCATGAATGCCTCATTTGTTACAGCGAATATgctggtaaaaatattaaactgcTCTATAAAAAATTCTTTCTCACTTTAAAAACAACACTTCAGTTTAAGTTATTGCTCTTCTGAGTATAGTATGGCTCCTCTACCTTCAGTAAAAGGGTTTAAATGGAAGCATCATATTTTTTTCCCATCAAGTAGTTAtaaccctttttttttatttctcttgaCAGGTTGTGACTTCATCAGGCTACCTTGCCTGCACTTTTTTTGCTGCACATGCATGAAAACTTATTCTGATATACATATTACAGAAGGCACTGTGAACAAACTTCAGTGTCCCAATGAAAAATGTGGGTGCATGGTTCCTCCTGGTTTATTAAAATGCCTGCTCAGTGATGAAGAATATGAACGTTGGGAGTCTCTAATGTTACAAAAAACTCTAGATTCCATGTCCGATGTTGCCTATTGTCCACGATGTGATACACCCTGCATTGAAGATGAAGACCATCACGCACAGTGCTCCAAATGTCTCTTTAGCTTTTGTACTCTTTGCAGAGACAGACGACATGTTGGAGAAGAATGTTTAACTCAAGAAATAAGGCTCCGTATCTTAGAGGTAACTATTGCTTACTCCATCTCAGCATATTCTTCCACTTTGTTTGGTATgccatatatatttataagtcTAGTAATTCAACTGGTTACTTTATCATAGCACAGGGTCTTGGAATGCCAGTTAATAAGAACATAAGCGAATATGCAGATTGCAAGTGATGACCAATAGGGATGGTTATTTTGTATAATATCCTGATGATCATGTCAGGCTTGATAGTTGATTCCCATGAGTTTTGTGAAGTTTTTAGGctggaaaaataaataaatttatgtttatttttaatttgttatcgACTCTAGTAGCTATAAATTCACGGTCTTTTGTGAACTCTTATTTTTAGGAAATTTAGCATCTCAAATTGTTTAGGAAGTTTGTTTTTCCATTAGGGACAATTgcaatttattttgagttagtGTTTTCCTACTTAGGACAGGTCTTTAAAGATCAGTCTAGGCGAGGGTTATCTTTGCAAAATTTATATACACTAACAATTTAGGATACACTATTAGACTCTCATTTACTATTTTTGTACAATGTAACATCCCAAAATACATTAATTTTAGCCTTCCATAAATAAGTTATGTAGGCCCTAAACGTTGTCTCAAAAAGGTACAAATTTTGATTTCACTTTTCTTTACAGATTACCATGTTCTTGCATTGGTATAATTCAAGTTTTCGAGGATTGTGCTTTGGGTGTGTAAATGTAtacattttaatgatgtgttttAAGATGACAGGCTCGGTCAgagatgacgtggtggaccgagtctacctaGAATTTCTCTCTTTTACAgcaaaattagttaaaattcaTTAACCACAATGCAACCACCTAAAGgtcatttcaaattttaaatttatcgcGTTTAAGCATTAAATTTATAAGCACATTTAACACGTGGTACAAATTGGGTTGACAATATGTAGCAGCCACTATTCTAATGGTTGAATTTGGCAATTTGGCAATTTAGCATTTATAGATTTGTGCTTTACAAATGGCCGCCACAGCTACTTTGTGTGTATTGCAAAACTATAATTGCTGTAAAAGAGTAGATAAAGAACTTCACAAAAAAAGATTTATAAACAGCTTTGATATGGTACTTTGGGGTAGTTAGTGCTCTAATTGAGCGGCCGTGCATAAAAAGCTTTTAGAGTGAAATAGCCCATTCTTCGACACAATGCTTGTCCCACAATCTTTTGTGGAATATCCATATTAATTAATGTCAATTGAGTTTTGCTTACAGGACCGCCAGAATTCGTCTCAGTTAGGGAGTAAGCAGAGGCGAAAGGAGCAAGAAATGATCAATAACCTTCTTAGTCTGAAGGAAATACTTCGTGATTCTAAGCTATGCCCATCTTGTAAGATGGCAATCTCAAGAACTGGAGGTTGTAACAAGATGGAATGTAAGAATTGCGGGCAGTATTTCTGCTACCGTTGTAACAAATGCATTACTGGATATGATCACTTTAAGTAAGTGAATCCGTGGAGAAGTATAATTAGTATATTTTCAGTGTATATATTGAAGATCATCGAGTGGTTCATTTGTTATGTGATTGTGCATTTGCCAGCTTTTAACTATAATGAGGACATGAATTAGTCagctataaattaataatcttCCATTATATTGTAGGGAAGGAGCATGTAACTTGTTCCCACCACAAGGAGTTCAATCGTGGGAGGAGCGGATGATTGACCGACGGTATGAGGGTCGTGTTCAAGCTGAATCCTTTCCTCAGCTTGCTCACCAGTGCCCCAGTTGTCGTCGACCAAATTTAAAGGTTAGTACAACACTGGTTGGATTTAAATGCAGGAGaactaaattttattgaaatcGACTATAATGTTGTTTGTGATTCTTTGGGAGCGCCTTTGGTAAAATTACCCTACAGTATACTGTATGCCTATTGTTTATGAACCTAGACTTCTAACCCTACAATATACTTATAAATGTTTGCGATTTTCTGGCAGCGCCTTTGGTAAGATTACGGAGATTTCTTAACTAACTTAATGATTCACCATATCCCATTATTTTTGATACTCAAAACAGGTTGACAATAACAATCACATTCTGTGTTGGCAATGCCAACGGCATTTTTGTTGCTTATGCAAAAAGATTGTGAGGAGCATGCAGCATTACGGACGCAAGGGTTGCAAGCAGCACACAGCTGATTAGAAGCGATTTGAGATTCCGAAAAGCATATTTACGCGGCGGTGCACGCAGGGAGTAGGATATGCTAAGCTTCAGGTTTATTTAAGTTGTTTGAGGCAACATTCATTTAGGTATATTAGGGGCATGTAATGTATCATTTTTTTAGTCTCattgatttttttgaaataattatttcaatagAGAGaataaagagaagaaaaaagaagggttgatgtcaaaaaaaatcacgaactttacatgttttttcattttaatcacgcactttaaattttgtcattttcattgGTTATGCAGTTAATAACAAAGCATATAGATTTTATAACTTGACTATACGAGTGATTATTGTATCTGTGGATGGATGTTGATTTTTATGAATaacatttttaattcttttaaattaggaaatagtgAGGCGAATCATCTAGTCATATTCCTGTGTTCAGGAGCTTACTAATGATATAGAACCACAAGTCAGAAGAAGTAAAAGAGTTGGAATTTCGAAAGATTTTGGGTACTGATTTCCATGTCTATTCTTTAGAGAAGGATCCTATGAACAAAGTataattattacaaaaaaaacgtGGGTTTTAAATAATGattgttgtattttttttttgatgaatcaaattatattaaaaaacctCCAAAAGAGGCAAAGCCTCAAACTCCaagctttcgcacaagaagtggctCATACTAGATGGCACACTAGAGGCTACGACTAGGAGATGAGGTTAAAAGGTTACATCTCGAAAAAGAATACTGTAAGGATTcctgaaaaaatccaaacctgaATACGGAAAACTCCTATTcttacatttaaataaaaaaaccacTTTCGAGAGGCAGTTGTACGTGACATCCATGCTAGAACCGATTTTCCCTTGAAAGAATGAttgttgtatttttataattaacaaagtataattttgcaaaaaagaaagaaagtggGTTTTgtacttttcaattttaaaagtataactGGTATTCTTAGAATATTTTGCTACAACATAGGTACTTATCTAAAGGGGCCATTGTAAAATCATAGGTTGTAAATGGATcttgaaaaagaaattaataccTGATGGCATAATTgacatgttgatttttttgataCCTATTTACAcgttactagaataacatcaattagagtgctgatttcgatcgctgcactatatgatttggttatacaccaaatggatgttaaaattGCCTTTTTGTACGGTGAATTAgaggaagaaatttacatggacCAATCTGAAGGTTTTGCGATACATGGTCAAGAACAGAAGATGTGCAACTTAGACAAATCTCTATATGGTCTAAAACAAGTacctaagcaatggcatgaAAAATTTGACaatcttgtcatctcaaatggttttaaagtgaatgaaagtgacaaatgcATTTATCACAAACATGAAAAAGAATTTTGTACTTTCATATGTCTATATGTAGATAACTTGTTGATctttggatcaaatattcatgttgtgaatgctgtAAAATCAATGTTTTgtgccaactttgatatgaagTATTTAGGAgaagcgaatgtcattcttgATATAAAGAATACTGAGTTAGAttttgttacgaaaagaatatTGAATTATATCTTTTGTTACAACGTTCACTGcggtcaaaataaaaaataaaaaataaaaaaacgcatTTTATTTGCTTACATGAAATGCCAGAATTACAAAAAGAGTATAATTCagtactccctccggtccataatatttgtcgcatttgagaaatttttttggttcataatatttgtcatgttataatatcaagaaagtattaattgctattttctCATATTTGCccctcattaatttattaaaagaatacaataaacaaataaaaatagtagttATAAATGCGAAGAAGTTTTAATGTAgggttaacttagtaaaagtatttataaattaagacatattaattgttttcttagttcttATGCCAaagccaaatgcgacaaatattatggaccggataACCGGCCATAGTGATTTCCCGGAGTAAATTAAAGGTACAattctatattatttttgtaaggAAATTTAATTGAATGTCCTTTTTGTAATACAACCCATATTGTTTAATATCAGTCGAATCGGAGCTAAACAAGGATTCTCTAAGGAAGAGTGTTGCGCAAGTAAATATCCATAAAATCTTCAAAACGAAAAAAAGTCCATTAATCAGCATGGGAAGGAATAACCAAAGAAGAGTTCGCAAAGTTCATTCAAATTGGATTCAAGTTAATGAGCTTCAGGAATTAAATACGATAATTAAGCAAGATGATGACCTGCTTCATGAAGAAGACGAGGTAATTCAATTTATTATTCTCCTTTTTTTCCTGTTTTGTCTCAGTTTTTCTATTAATCAATTGGGTTAAgaatcaaattaacaaaaattaaatttaaattaagccCTCTATAGTTATGAATGtagtaaaaaaaagttcataaaaACTCCAACTTTACAAGGACTAGAAGTAATAAACTGCCTGCGTGGATTTGGTCCGGTGCTCTAAGCTTCGGCCATCTGGACGCTATGGTTGTGGGTTCAAACTCTAGCTATTCtctctttttaataattggagTTGTTAGGACTGCCATTATAGTCCGGAATTGCAAGGTATGCAGGCTTGTGGGCGGTTCATGTTCCGGAGTTTAACCGTAGTTTTGAGTTTCGACTCAGGGGAGTGAGTCCTCgtcatagaaaaaaaaaagtaatagaCAAGGCAGTGGCGGCCAATTTGATGAGGAAAATTAGAGGTGGAAAGCTGTTACTTCTAACAGCCAACCTCAAAAACAATAAGAATCCAATATTATTGAATTCTCTTATTCTAATTCTATGCCTGCAACTTCTTTACAGCAAACTCCTGGAACTCACCAAAATACCAAGTGGGTAATGAAGAATGGGCCTCACAACATGGCCAAGGAGCAGCTTTTAGAGAATTCGCAAGTGGGAACTTCAGAACCTGAGCCAATTGCGATTTCTGAAGTCGATTCGTGGAATAGGGATGATGAGGGAGTAGATGATGCTGGGAATGTACTCGAAAGATTGCGGTTAGGTGTGGAGGAGCCACAGTTGTCTGAGGAGCAGCTGAGGATCAATGATCAGCTGCAACAGGATGAGGTAATTGGTGACTGTTTAGAAACTCTGTTATTTTGCATAGTTGTGCTTGCtttattttggttaattatGTTTGATTATATTGTGTTCTATATGGAGCTTTTTGAATTGCTATTGCATAATAGATTTTGCTTGCATAATTATTGTGTGAGTATTTGAATTGCTTCTCAAGTCTTATATAACTCACCTTCTCCTATAATTTTCTGTAGATATTTGGTAAAGTGATTAGATATTCTTCTATATAATTCTTGTGGAAATATATCTGTCTATGATGGTTTAGATATTCATCCTAAATTCTTGATGTAATTATCATATTCTCAGGAAAATTTCAGGGCAATCCAAATATTTGACTGATTTATGTGACAAATTGAACATAAttcttttagttttaataaaacCATTAAGCATGCCAgagttaattttgttttgttgaaTGGAGACTATTTTCTTGTGATAACAACTAACATCAGAAAATGGTTAACAGAATGAAGTCTTTGTGGTTATTCTTGATGTGTTGCTTCCCTTTGTTTTCTTATCATCGACCATCTTGCAGTTGCTTGCTATGGAATCCATTTACGGAGAGAATGTCTCCGTTCTTGAAAACCAAGGAGGCCTAAGATCTTTTCAGGTTATAATGCAATCCTATTATTTAATATCATTTTTCCTTGGTGTGCATAAGTGAAAGACCAATCCTTGTGCTTTCTCTTGCAGATTCGCGTCCAAATTGAAGCTCGTAATGAACTTACTGTTACCGCTAACCTTAATTCCTTAGGCAATCTTAAGATGAAAAGTGAAAGTAACTACTCATACTCATTAAAACTTCAGTATCTTCCACCGATTGTACTCTCTTGTTTATTGCCTAAATCATACCCGAGTCATCAGTCACCTTATTTTACCATTTCTGTTCAGTGGTTGGATTCCATTAGGATTTCCAAACTCTGCTCCATGCTGGACGTAATATGGGCAGACCAACCTGGTCAGGAAGTTATATATCAATGGGTCGAATGGCTGCACACTTCTTCTCTTTCTTGTCTTGGGGCTGAACAAGAGATCACACTTGGTCCTTATGGCACAAAACATTTGGAAGACGTACGAGCAGTTTCAGGAATTGTCTCCCCTGAAATGGATATTCCTTCATTGAGAAATTATAATGACGAGCAGTGCCATGAGACTTTTCGTCAGAACTTGCATGAATGCGTCATCTGTTACAGTGAATATGCTGGTAAAAAATCAAACTGTTCTTTATAAAGTTCTATTTTAGtttctcaataaaaaaaaaacacttcaGTTTAAGTTAATTTCTCTTCAACAAAAGAGTTTAAATGGAAGTTTCATATCTTTTCCCATCCACTAGTTATAaccctttttgtttttttctcttgACAGGTTGTGACTTCATCAGGCTACCTTGCCAGCATATTTTTTGCTGCACATGCATGAAAATGTATTGTGATATCCATATTACTGAAGGCACTGTGAACAAGCTTCAGTGTCCTAATGAAAAATGTGGGTGTATGGTTCCTCCAGGTTTATTAAAATGCTTGCTCGGTGATGAAGAATATGAACGTTGGGAGTCTTTAATGCTACAAAAAACTCTAGATTCCATGTCCGATGTTGCCAATTGTCCACGATGTGAAACACCCTGCATAGAAGATGAAGACCATTACGCACAGTGCTCTCAATGTCTCTTTAGCTTTTGTACCACATGCAGAGACAAATGGCATGTAGGCAAAAATTGTTTAACGCTAGAAATAAGACTCCGTATCTTAGAGGTAAGTTTTACTAACTCCATCTAAGCATATTCTTCCACTTTGTTTGGGTTGCCATATGTATTTACAAGTCTAGTAATTTACTTGGTAACTTTATCATAAGAATCAGGCACACAAGGTTTAGGAATTTTAGCATCTCAAATTATTTAGGAAGTTTAATTTTTCGTTAGGGACATTGCATTTTATATATGCAAACAATTTAGGATACACCAATGT
This window of the Mercurialis annua linkage group LG5, ddMerAnnu1.2, whole genome shotgun sequence genome carries:
- the LOC130014692 gene encoding uncharacterized protein LOC130014692, producing the protein MGRNNQRRVRKVHSNWIQVNELQELNTIIKQDDDLLHEEDEQTPGTHQNTKWVMKNGPHNMAKEQLLENSQVGTSEPEPIAISEVDSWNRDDEGVDDAGNVLERLRLGVEEPQLSEEQLRINDQLQQDELLAMESIYGENVSVLENQGGLRSFQIRVQIEARNELTVTANLNSLGNLKMKSESNYSYSLKLQYLPPIVLSCLLPKSYPSHQSPYFTISVQWLDSIRISKLCSMLDVIWADQPGQEVIYQWVEWLHTSSLSCLGAEQEITLGPYGTKHLEDVRAVSGIVSPEMDIPSLRNYNDEQCHETFRQNLHECVICYSEYAGCDFIRLPCQHIFCCTCMKMYCDIHITEGTVNKLQCPNEKCGCMVPPGLLKCLLGDEEYERWESLMLQKTLDSMSDVANCPRCETPCIEDEDHYAQCSQCLFSFCTTCRDKWHVGKNCLTLEIRLRILEERQNSSQLENKQRQTEREIMINNLLSLKEIFRDSKQCPSCKMAISRIEGCNKMVCKNCGQYFCYRCNRCITGYDHFKEGTCNLFPAQEIQLWEDRMIDRRFEGQVQAVFLPQHAHRCPNCRQPNLKVNNHNYIMCYACHKHYCYLCKKMVTSFRHFGPKRCKQHTPN
- the LOC126680222 gene encoding uncharacterized protein LOC126680222, which translates into the protein MGRNNRRRNRKTHSNSNSIHQQNDTDHQHQWVSRNKIELEFLSSELSSDHELHQNDNAEEFNTITREDDDLLHEDEPSRTTHQNTKWVMKNGPHNMAKEQLLENSQVGTSEPEPIAISEVGSSNRDDGGVDDAGNVFEKLRLGVEEPQLCEEQLRINDQLQQDELLAMESIYGENVSILENQGGLRSFQILVHIETRDEFTVTANLNSSGNLNMKSESDYSYSLKLQHLPPIVLSCLLPKSYPSHLSPYFTISVLWLDSIRISKLCSMLDVIWADQPGQEVIYQWIEWLQTSSLSCLGAEQEITLGPYGIINSEDIRAISESVSPEADIPSLRHYNDEQCHETFRQNLHECLICYSEYAGCDFIRLPCLHFFCCTCMKTYSDIHITEGTVNKLQCPNEKCGCMVPPGLLKCLLSDEEYERWESLMLQKTLDSMSDVAYCPRCDTPCIEDEDHHAQCSKCLFSFCTLCRDRRHVGEECLTQEIRLRILEDRQNSSQLGSKQRRKEQEMINNLLSLKEILRDSKLCPSCKMAISRTGGCNKMECKNCGQYFCYRCNKCITGYDHFKEGACNLFPPQGVQSWEERMIDRRYEGRVQAESFPQLAHQCPSCRRPNLKVDNNNHILCWQCQRHFCCLCKKIVRSMQHYGRKGCKQHTAD